From the Phycisphaerales bacterium AB-hyl4 genome, one window contains:
- a CDS encoding trehalase family glycosidase, giving the protein MTGTSDAEAIRHPRLITFATSQSAWQRTFDAALAELKANVRRVPDGDEPVLIEGGPYTGIWLESGPIDARAYAPIDPERYLAAHRIFFNQQRDDGQIPCFARRGGLGWSQVQTVTSLAVTALDCALHYGDDAFLEQAYRCCSRWDDWLIRYRDRRGLGLCEAFCEYDTGHDKSPRWQGLPKVCQGKDARYCPPNPRLPYLAPDLSASLYGGRVALAKMARRLGRATEAQQWEAKAAQTREAIMAHLFDEATLCFYDRDDEGRFVNIVGDVLLRVLAEGVVEPALFEQIFQRWVGNPEAFWTACPLPSIAICDPHFDWQMPDNSWGGPCQSLTALRAPLFMERYGKFAAMTEVMIRWARCIAAADGFRHQVHPLTGVFQGPEGYTPTMCVMLDYMLRLQGISVYQHNCLSWGCWYEDEQHERTCAFSCEQGGAKLVGRGAVSELYWRGQRLAEVHGRARVITDGHGVIRQLIGIRDAVETVTVTLASGGRYQMALEPDAVASFPGDAVRLQAEQVSP; this is encoded by the coding sequence ATGACAGGCACGAGCGACGCCGAAGCCATACGACACCCACGCCTCATCACTTTCGCGACCAGCCAGTCGGCCTGGCAGCGCACGTTCGACGCGGCGCTGGCTGAGTTGAAGGCCAATGTCCGTCGCGTGCCCGATGGTGATGAGCCGGTGTTGATCGAGGGCGGCCCCTACACCGGCATCTGGCTGGAAAGTGGGCCGATCGATGCCCGCGCCTACGCCCCGATCGACCCGGAACGTTACCTCGCGGCGCATCGTATTTTCTTCAATCAACAGCGGGACGATGGGCAGATCCCCTGCTTCGCCCGGCGAGGCGGTCTCGGCTGGAGTCAGGTGCAGACGGTCACGTCGCTCGCCGTGACGGCCTTGGATTGCGCGCTGCACTACGGCGATGACGCGTTCCTCGAACAGGCGTATCGCTGCTGCAGCCGATGGGATGACTGGCTGATCCGTTACCGCGACCGCAGAGGCCTCGGGCTCTGCGAAGCGTTCTGCGAATATGACACGGGGCATGACAAGAGCCCGCGTTGGCAGGGGCTGCCCAAGGTCTGCCAGGGCAAGGACGCTCGCTATTGTCCGCCGAACCCGCGGCTGCCTTACCTCGCGCCTGACCTGTCGGCGAGCCTGTACGGTGGGCGGGTGGCGCTGGCGAAGATGGCCCGCCGGCTCGGCCGAGCGACCGAAGCGCAGCAGTGGGAAGCCAAGGCGGCGCAGACGCGCGAGGCGATTATGGCGCATCTGTTCGATGAGGCCACGCTGTGCTTTTATGATCGCGATGACGAGGGGCGATTCGTCAACATCGTTGGCGATGTGCTGCTACGCGTGCTGGCGGAGGGCGTGGTGGAGCCGGCGCTGTTCGAGCAAATTTTTCAGCGATGGGTCGGCAACCCCGAAGCGTTCTGGACGGCGTGTCCCTTGCCGTCGATTGCGATCTGCGATCCGCATTTTGACTGGCAGATGCCCGACAACTCGTGGGGCGGGCCATGTCAGTCGCTGACAGCGTTGCGTGCGCCGCTGTTCATGGAGCGATACGGCAAGTTCGCGGCGATGACTGAGGTGATGATTCGCTGGGCTCGCTGCATCGCGGCGGCTGACGGATTCAGGCATCAGGTTCATCCGCTGACCGGTGTGTTTCAAGGCCCGGAAGGCTACACGCCCACGATGTGCGTGATGTTGGACTACATGCTTCGATTGCAGGGCATCAGTGTCTATCAGCACAACTGTCTTTCGTGGGGCTGCTGGTATGAGGACGAACAGCATGAACGCACGTGTGCGTTTTCATGTGAGCAGGGGGGGGCGAAGCTTGTCGGGCGTGGCGCGGTGAGCGAGTTGTACTGGCGCGGGCAGCGGCTGGCGGAGGTGCACGGCCGGGCGCGCGTGATCACCGATGGTCATGGCGTGATTCGCCAGCTCATCGGCATTCGCGACGCGGTTGAAACGGTGACGGTGACGCTCGCTTCAGGGGGTCGCTACCAGATGGCACTTGAGCCGGATGCCGTAGCGTCGTTTCCGGGTGATGCGGTTCGGTTACAGGCCGAGCAGGTGAGTCCATGA
- a CDS encoding XylR family transcriptional regulator has protein sequence MNRSKATGRRGRPRAINASLARTPPRVAMLVETSTSFGRQLIEGVAQFVRENGPWSIYVEQRSIYDPPPTWLARWDGDGLIAKAAYEEVANTIRSLPMPIVDLNEQVLGLGRPLVFNDNRAIGAMAADALLQRGYRQFGFAGYADIYWSDQRLLGFAAAVEQDGGVVHRFHSRSRPQMRYQHESWDEEIATVGQWLAQLPKPVGVLAANDFRAVEVLDACRRQNIAVPEQVAVIGVDDESVAQAMAYPPLSTVVPNATRMGYLAAGMLDQMMAGRPLDEQAVYVPPLQVINRQSTDLIAIDDPFVAKALRFIRESACLGITTEDVLAHTDVSRSTLQRRFRDVLHRTIHDEIIRIRMQRVTELLSSSELSLAGIAERSGLKHPEYLSAVFKRQTGMTITAFRQSLGMR, from the coding sequence ATGAACAGATCAAAGGCAACAGGTCGCCGCGGTCGGCCGAGAGCGATTAACGCATCGCTTGCGCGAACGCCGCCGCGCGTGGCGATGCTGGTGGAGACATCCACCTCGTTCGGGCGACAACTCATCGAAGGAGTGGCCCAGTTCGTGCGTGAGAATGGCCCGTGGTCGATCTACGTGGAACAGCGCTCGATCTACGACCCGCCCCCCACCTGGCTGGCACGGTGGGACGGCGACGGGCTCATCGCCAAGGCCGCCTACGAGGAGGTCGCCAATACGATCCGCTCGCTGCCCATGCCCATCGTCGACCTCAACGAGCAGGTGCTCGGCCTCGGCCGACCGCTGGTGTTCAACGACAACCGCGCGATCGGCGCCATGGCCGCCGACGCCTTGCTCCAGCGTGGGTACCGGCAGTTCGGCTTTGCGGGCTACGCCGACATCTACTGGTCGGATCAGCGACTGCTCGGCTTCGCGGCGGCGGTCGAGCAGGACGGCGGCGTGGTACATCGGTTTCACTCACGAAGCCGACCACAGATGCGATATCAACACGAATCATGGGACGAAGAAATCGCCACCGTCGGCCAGTGGCTCGCACAACTGCCCAAGCCTGTTGGCGTACTGGCCGCCAATGATTTCCGGGCCGTGGAAGTGCTCGACGCCTGCCGTCGACAGAACATCGCCGTGCCGGAGCAGGTGGCGGTGATCGGCGTGGACGACGAATCCGTCGCGCAGGCGATGGCTTACCCGCCGCTGAGCACCGTCGTGCCCAACGCCACGCGCATGGGCTACCTCGCCGCCGGCATGCTCGACCAGATGATGGCCGGCCGACCGCTGGACGAGCAGGCGGTCTACGTCCCGCCGTTGCAAGTGATCAACCGTCAGTCGACGGACCTGATCGCCATCGACGACCCGTTCGTCGCGAAGGCCTTGCGGTTCATCCGCGAGTCCGCCTGCCTGGGCATCACCACGGAGGACGTGCTGGCACACACCGACGTGTCGCGAAGTACGCTGCAACGGCGTTTCCGCGACGTGCTGCACCGCACAATACACGACGAGATCATTCGCATCCGCATGCAGCGTGTCACGGAACTGCTCAGCTCCAGCGAGTTGTCGTTGGCAGGCATCGCGGAACGCTCTGGCCTCAAGCACCCCGAATACCTCAGTGCTGTATTCAAACGTCAGACGGGCATGACCATCACCGCGTTCCGCCAATCGTTGGGGATGCGGTGA
- a CDS encoding DegT/DnrJ/EryC1/StrS family aminotransferase: MSHLAIDGGEKVVCRENPDMFAWPIVNREMEAGVLDILRRGAMSQNDVTKRFERGYARWHGVKYALGHNNGTASLEAAMYAVGVRRGDEIIAPSMTYWATCVQALGLGAKVVFADIDPETLCIDPDDIEHRITDKTRAIVLVHYLGIVADMDRICAIARKHNLKIIEDASHAHGSLYHDKMAGTFGDVGCFSLMSSKGFAVGEAGILITDDREIYERAILYGHYIRHDELTDESIRAMAGLPVGGCKYRMHQMSAAVGVAQLKKYPAEMAEIDAAMRYYWSLLKDVPGIRPIQATAPGSSMGAWYFPHAHYDRDCFDGLSVQRFCEALQAEGSKAIPGVNAALHKHPLFSKIDIFGDGHPTNQLSGGRDVSTDPLPVTEGIQERVFGVPWFKHLWKDEIELHAAAVRKVAANYRDLLAGDKHVTAFNGHWGLSTIKT, translated from the coding sequence ATGTCGCACTTGGCCATAGATGGTGGTGAAAAGGTGGTGTGTCGGGAGAACCCCGACATGTTCGCCTGGCCGATCGTGAATCGGGAGATGGAAGCGGGCGTGTTGGACATTCTGCGCCGCGGCGCGATGTCACAGAACGACGTGACCAAGCGTTTCGAGCGCGGCTATGCCCGGTGGCATGGGGTGAAGTATGCGCTGGGCCACAACAACGGCACCGCTTCGCTGGAGGCGGCGATGTACGCCGTGGGCGTTCGGCGAGGCGACGAGATCATCGCCCCGTCTATGACCTACTGGGCCACCTGCGTGCAGGCGCTGGGCCTCGGCGCGAAGGTCGTGTTCGCTGACATCGATCCCGAGACGCTCTGCATCGATCCGGACGACATCGAGCATCGCATTACCGACAAGACCCGCGCGATCGTGCTGGTGCATTACCTGGGCATCGTCGCCGACATGGACCGCATCTGCGCGATCGCCCGCAAGCACAACCTCAAGATCATCGAAGACGCCTCCCACGCACACGGCTCGCTTTATCACGACAAGATGGCTGGCACGTTCGGCGACGTTGGTTGCTTTTCGCTGATGAGTTCCAAGGGCTTCGCCGTCGGGGAAGCGGGCATCCTCATCACCGATGATCGCGAGATCTATGAACGGGCGATTCTCTACGGCCACTACATCCGGCATGATGAACTCACCGACGAATCGATTCGCGCGATGGCCGGCCTGCCGGTGGGGGGATGCAAGTATCGCATGCACCAGATGTCCGCGGCGGTGGGCGTGGCGCAGTTGAAGAAATACCCCGCGGAGATGGCGGAGATCGACGCGGCCATGCGCTACTACTGGAGCCTGCTCAAAGATGTTCCCGGCATTCGGCCGATTCAGGCGACGGCGCCCGGCTCGTCGATGGGTGCGTGGTATTTCCCCCATGCTCATTATGATCGGGATTGTTTTGACGGCCTGTCCGTACAGCGGTTCTGCGAGGCTTTGCAGGCCGAGGGCAGCAAAGCCATCCCCGGCGTGAACGCCGCGCTGCACAAGCATCCACTTTTCTCAAAGATCGACATCTTCGGCGACGGCCATCCGACCAACCAACTGTCCGGCGGCCGGGACGTTTCCACAGACCCGTTGCCGGTGACGGAGGGTATTCAGGAACGCGTGTTCGGCGTACCGTGGTTCAAGCACTTGTGGAAGGATGAAATCGAACTGCATGCGGCCGCGGTGCGCAAGGTCGCTGCAAACTATCGTGACCTGCTCGCCGGCGACAAACACGTCACCGCGTTTAACGGCCACTGGGGGCTGAGCACGATCAAGACCTGA
- a CDS encoding acyltransferase domain-containing protein codes for MKLHELAETLGLSVLPTSWVVHWDEFIAGYDPAGRSLRMSAGVVDELGEHLAMPPRVRDALHAHLRLFDEQPGMNALFQFCCHLLYDKQVHQGVGNWPIFKDSHLPGGNMLYAYVFLAGRRYALQQHGRLGIPARVTDDTLSDIFTWMEDYHSKHGHWGLAMVGWVANYVLRTKLLQLGRLQFVQDTFKPPFRGYRHRSSNAVVMLAREGRKYRADGQFEGENQRLDPNGPWTSTLEVTDTTIRGHVVHPDGCVRREPSTLPADAWEMVFDQGSPAVSVHIPACGPLTFDACRASIEQALAFFPRHFPERPFDVIYCYSWMMDAQLKAYLSADANLVRFLNEFYLFPYPNTSGWQTIERTFGRANIDLARVEARTSLQRAVLDHIRKGGAWRCSGGVIFPSAYVPGNQPYRADAWAQHVHAGPPSITASPTIGGTR; via the coding sequence ATGAAGCTGCACGAACTGGCTGAGACGCTGGGGTTGAGTGTGCTGCCGACGTCGTGGGTGGTGCATTGGGATGAGTTCATCGCAGGCTATGACCCGGCCGGGCGTTCGTTGCGGATGAGTGCGGGCGTTGTGGACGAGCTTGGCGAACACCTGGCCATGCCGCCTCGCGTCCGCGACGCGTTGCACGCACATCTGCGCCTGTTCGACGAGCAGCCGGGGATGAACGCGCTATTTCAGTTCTGCTGCCATTTGCTTTACGACAAGCAGGTGCATCAGGGGGTGGGCAACTGGCCGATCTTCAAAGACAGTCACCTTCCCGGGGGGAACATGCTCTACGCTTACGTGTTCCTTGCCGGCCGACGGTATGCGTTGCAGCAGCATGGCCGACTTGGCATTCCCGCCCGCGTGACCGACGACACACTCAGCGACATCTTCACATGGATGGAAGATTATCACAGCAAGCACGGCCACTGGGGCCTCGCGATGGTGGGGTGGGTGGCCAACTATGTGCTGCGAACGAAGCTACTGCAACTGGGTCGGCTTCAGTTTGTGCAGGACACATTCAAGCCGCCGTTTCGGGGCTATCGTCATCGTTCGTCGAACGCGGTGGTCATGCTCGCGCGGGAAGGGCGGAAGTACCGCGCTGATGGTCAATTTGAAGGCGAGAATCAACGGCTGGACCCCAACGGGCCCTGGACGTCGACGCTTGAAGTTACTGACACGACGATTCGTGGTCATGTCGTGCATCCGGACGGATGCGTGCGCCGTGAGCCGAGCACATTGCCTGCCGACGCGTGGGAGATGGTATTCGACCAGGGGTCGCCGGCGGTGAGTGTGCACATCCCGGCGTGCGGGCCGTTGACGTTCGATGCCTGCCGTGCATCGATCGAGCAGGCGCTCGCGTTTTTCCCAAGGCATTTCCCCGAGCGACCGTTTGACGTGATCTACTGTTATTCGTGGATGATGGACGCCCAACTCAAGGCTTACCTGTCGGCGGATGCCAACCTTGTGCGGTTTCTCAACGAGTTCTACCTGTTCCCCTACCCGAACACGAGCGGCTGGCAGACGATCGAGCGGACGTTCGGCCGAGCCAACATCGACCTTGCCCGCGTCGAAGCCCGGACGTCGCTGCAACGGGCGGTGCTGGATCACATACGGAAGGGCGGGGCGTGGCGATGTTCCGGCGGCGTGATTTTCCCCAGCGCCTACGTGCCTGGCAATCAGCCGTATCGGGCCGACGCATGGGCGCAGCATGTGCACGCCGGGCCGCCGTCGATCACCGCATCCCCAACGATTGGCGGAACGCGGTGA